The Brassica napus cultivar Da-Ae chromosome C7, Da-Ae, whole genome shotgun sequence genome has a segment encoding these proteins:
- the LOC106358397 gene encoding kinesin-like protein KIN-7H isoform X1, with the protein MMTTEADQMQGPSGGGGGCEEKISVSVRLRPLNDKEMLRNDSPDWECINSTTIMYRSHLSISDRSMYPSAYSFDRVFGPECCTRQVYDQGAKEVAFSVVSGVNASVFAYGQTSSGKTYTMSGITHCTLVDIYDYIDKHKEREFILKFSAMEIYNESVRDLLSTDSSPLRLLDDPEKGTVVEKLTEETLRDWNHFKELLSVCEAQRQIGETALNEVSSRSHQILRLTVESTAREFFTNDKFSTLTATVNFIDLAGSERASQSLSAGTRLKEGCHINRSLLTLGTVIRKLSKGKTGHIPFRDSKLTRILQSSLGGNARTAIICTMSPARIHVEQSRNTLLFASCAKEVTTNAQVNVVMSDKALVKHLQRELAKLESELRSPGQPSVVASDATTALLTEKDLEVEKLKKEVFQLAQELKQARCEIEDLRRMVGEGKQGPKETLSTEVVLEHQYPKLRVRSTWDSENTTPLSPISAHRSSLSPRSSEYSYDDNVFQLSDFRIDSGSSSPFHQHAFVTPHGAETKDHSKVHTEETEAQPNASSTLVIFPSPGEEGYAEEERVGKETDGNSEDDCREVRCIETEMMSDVTRLHPQENIPQSSPDRFDVVNAEEPVSLTEPKNLQLSIEAEEEEEPVCVTEPKNIQPPTEAEKEEKEEEEEEENVKEVSSASTEPKQESKLIKTPPPCCDFKSSPDEFGTSRLSSSTPMPPVFITPSPEKPFSWLTERESQPVRGMKLTRSRSCRASVLSSSSPSWFEKDAADTPPSWYDKAAEMRDIKNERLLQDEFSGRSMPTTWIERSLSDTQTAHATASSHNEMSSSPNESLSRPSDVSVFELQSPSTSQEKTEETAAQKDKRIIHPSMEEIEQKLFLGLSSTKSFKDAALDPIQDYLDTPLNWPEEFKRLQREIIELWHTCNVSMAHRSYFFLLFRGDQKDCLYLEVELRRLKYIAQNSKPTDDLSLVSSTKALTRERFKLSKLMQRKLSKEERENLFLRWGIGLNTRHRRVQLAHRLWSDYKDMGHVRESASLVGKLHGFVDMNLTSSDMFGINFAFRPPRPKKSSLWKRSVLSLSFL; encoded by the exons ATGATGACTACGGAGGCTGATCAGATGCAAGGACCaagcggcggcggcggcggctgTGAAGAAAAGATTTCTGTTTCTGTTCGTCTCCGACCTTTAAATGACAAGGAAATGTTAAGGAATGATTCCCCTGACTGGGAGTGCATCAACTCTACTACCATCATGTACAGGAGCCATCTCTCTATCTCTGACCGCTCCATGTATCCTTCTGCTTACTCCTTTG ACAGAGTGTTCGGCCCTGAGTGTTGTACGAGGCAAGTCTATGACCAAGGGGCCAAGGAAGTGGCTTTCTCTGTTGTCAGTGGCGTTAATG CTAGCGTCTTTGCATACGGGCAAACAAGCAGTGGAAAGACATACACCATGAGTGGAATTACTCACTGCACTTTAGTTGATATCTACGACTACATTGACAAG CACAAGGAAAGAGAATTCATTCTAAAGTTCTCTGCCATGGAGATCTATAATGAGTCTGTACGAGACCTCTTAAGTACAGATAGTAGTCCGCTCAGACTTCTAGATGATCCTGAG AAAGGGACAGTTGTTGAGAAACTCACAGAGGAAACTCTGCGAGACTGGAATCATTTCAAGGAGCTCCTTTCTGTTTGCGAAG CTCAGCGGCAAATTGGAGAGACAGCTCTAAATGAAGTTAGCTCCCGGTCTCATCAGATTTTGAGATTG ACAGTTGAAAGCACGGCTCGTGAATTTTTCACTAACGATAAATTTAGTACACTAACAGCAACAGTG AACTTTATTGATCTTGCTGGAAGTGAACGTGCATCTCAGTCATTATCAGCCGGCACAAGGTTGAAAGAAGGTTGTCATATAAACCGAAGTTTGTTAACGCTGGGAACTGTGATCCGTAAGCTAAG TAAAGGAAAAACTGGTCACATTCCATTCAGAGATTCAAAACTGACGCGCATACTTCAGTCTTCCTTGGGAGGGAATGCCAGAACTGCCATAATATGTACCATGAGTCCTGCGAGAATCCACGTTGAGCAATCAAGAAACACACTGCTATTTGCGAGCTGTGCAAAGGAGGTGACAACGAATGCACAAGTCAATGTTGTCATGTCTGATAAAGCTTTAGTAAAACACTTGCAGAGGGAGTTGGCTAAACTGGAAAGTGAGTTGAGAAGCCCTGGTCAGCCTTCGGTGGTTGCCTCTGACGCAACAACTGCATTACTGACGGAGAAGGACCTCGAGGTTGAAAAG CTCAAGAAAGAGGTATTCCAACTAGCACAAGAGCTAAAGCAAGCTCGTTGCGAGATCGAGGATCTTCGACGAATGGTTGGAGAAGGAAAACAAGGACCAAAAGAGACACTATCAACAGAG GTGGTGCTGGAACATCAATACCCGAAGCTGAGGGTGCGCAGTACATGGGACTCTGAGAACACAACACCATTAAGCCCTATATCAGCTCACCGTTCCAGTTTGTCTCCACGATCATCTGAATACAGTTATGACGACAACGTCTTCCAGCTTTCAGATTTCAGGATAGATTCTGGGTCAAGTAGTCCATTTCATCAGCATGCCTTCGTAACTCCACACGGGGCAGAAACTAAAGACCATTCCAAAGTTCACACAGAAGAAACTGAAGCTCAACCTAATGCCTCATCAACATTAGTTATTTTTCCTTCTCCAGGCGAAGAAGGTTATGCTGAAGAGGAACGGGTGGGTAAAGAGACTGATGGAAATTCTGAGGATGACTGCAGGGAAGTTCGATGCATAGAAACAGAGATGATGTCAGATGTCACTAGACTACATCCACAGGAAAATATTCCGCAGAGCAGTCCAGATAGATTTGACGTTGTTAATGCAGAAGAACCAGTGTCTTTGACAGAGCCAAAGAACCTACAACTATCCattgaagcagaagaagaagaagaaccagtaTGTGTGACAGAGCCAAAGAACATACAACCACCAACTGAAGCTGAaaaggaagagaaggaagaggaggaagaagaagaaaatgtaaaGGAAGTGAGTAGTGCCTCTACTGAACCAAAACAAGAAAGCAAACTCATCAAAACCCCTCCTCCATGCTGTGATTTCAAATCATCTCCTGATGAGTTTGGTACAAGCCGCCTTAGTAGTAGCACCCCGATGCCACCAGTATTTATCACTCCCTCTCCTGAAAAGCCATTCTCTTGGCTTACGGAGAGAGAATCACAACCGGTCAGAGGCATGAAACTGACTAGAAGCCGGAGCTGCAGAGCAAGCGTGTTATCGAGCTCTTCCCCATCTTGGTTTGAGAAAGATGCTGCTGACACACCGCCAAGTTGGTACGACAAAGCAGCTGAAATGCGCGACATCAAGAATGAGAGGTTGCTGCAGGATGAGTTTAGCGGGAGGAGCATGCCGACAACATGGATCGAGAGAAGCTTGAGCGACACCCAAACTGCGCATGCTACTGCTTCTTCACATAACGAAATGTCGTCATCACCAAATGAATCACTCTCCCGCCCCTCTGATGTTTCTGTGTTTGAGCTTCAGAGCCCTTCTACAAGCCAGGAGAAAACTGAGGAAACTGCTGCTCAGAAAGACAAGCGAATCATTCATCCCtcg ATGGAGGAAATAGAACAGAAGTTGTTCTTGGGGTTGAGTTCGACAAAGAGTTTCAAAGACGCTGCATTGGACCCAATACAAGACTACTTAGACACGCCTTTGAATTGGCCGGAAGAGTTCAAGAGGCTACAGCGGGAGATAATAGAGTTATGGCACACGTGTAACGTCTCCATGGCCCACCGAAGCTACTTCTTCCTATTGTTCAGAGGGGATCAGAAGGATTGCTTGTACTTGGAGGTCGAACTCCGTAGACTCAAGTACATCGCCCAAAATAGCAAACCCACCGACGATCTGAGCCTAGTGTCCAG CACGAAGGCGTTGACTAGAGAGAGGTTTAAGCTGAGCAAGCTGATGCAGAGGAAACTATccaaggaagagagagagaacttGTTCTTGAGATGGGGAATTGGGCTGAATACAAGGCACCGGCGGGTCCAGCTGGCGCACAGACTCTGGTCTGATTACAAAGACATGGGTCATGTCCGAGAGAGTGCCTCCCTCGTTGGTAAGCTCCATGGATTCGTCGACATGAACTTGACTTCCTCTGACATGTTCGGCATCAACTTTGCTTTCAGACCACCTCGTCCCAAGAAATCTAGTCTTTGGAAACGCAGCGTTTTGTCCCTCTCCTTTTTGTAA
- the LOC106358397 gene encoding kinesin-like protein KIN-7H isoform X2, whose protein sequence is MIPLTGSASTLLPSCTGAISLSLTAPYRVFGPECCTRQVYDQGAKEVAFSVVSGVNASVFAYGQTSSGKTYTMSGITHCTLVDIYDYIDKHKEREFILKFSAMEIYNESVRDLLSTDSSPLRLLDDPEKGTVVEKLTEETLRDWNHFKELLSVCEAQRQIGETALNEVSSRSHQILRLTVESTAREFFTNDKFSTLTATVNFIDLAGSERASQSLSAGTRLKEGCHINRSLLTLGTVIRKLSKGKTGHIPFRDSKLTRILQSSLGGNARTAIICTMSPARIHVEQSRNTLLFASCAKEVTTNAQVNVVMSDKALVKHLQRELAKLESELRSPGQPSVVASDATTALLTEKDLEVEKLKKEVFQLAQELKQARCEIEDLRRMVGEGKQGPKETLSTEVVLEHQYPKLRVRSTWDSENTTPLSPISAHRSSLSPRSSEYSYDDNVFQLSDFRIDSGSSSPFHQHAFVTPHGAETKDHSKVHTEETEAQPNASSTLVIFPSPGEEGYAEEERVGKETDGNSEDDCREVRCIETEMMSDVTRLHPQENIPQSSPDRFDVVNAEEPVSLTEPKNLQLSIEAEEEEEPVCVTEPKNIQPPTEAEKEEKEEEEEEENVKEVSSASTEPKQESKLIKTPPPCCDFKSSPDEFGTSRLSSSTPMPPVFITPSPEKPFSWLTERESQPVRGMKLTRSRSCRASVLSSSSPSWFEKDAADTPPSWYDKAAEMRDIKNERLLQDEFSGRSMPTTWIERSLSDTQTAHATASSHNEMSSSPNESLSRPSDVSVFELQSPSTSQEKTEETAAQKDKRIIHPSMEEIEQKLFLGLSSTKSFKDAALDPIQDYLDTPLNWPEEFKRLQREIIELWHTCNVSMAHRSYFFLLFRGDQKDCLYLEVELRRLKYIAQNSKPTDDLSLVSSTKALTRERFKLSKLMQRKLSKEERENLFLRWGIGLNTRHRRVQLAHRLWSDYKDMGHVRESASLVGKLHGFVDMNLTSSDMFGINFAFRPPRPKKSSLWKRSVLSLSFL, encoded by the exons ATGATTCCCCTGACTGGGAGTGCATCAACTCTACTACCATCATGTACAGGAGCCATCTCTCTATCTCTGACCGCTCCAT ACAGAGTGTTCGGCCCTGAGTGTTGTACGAGGCAAGTCTATGACCAAGGGGCCAAGGAAGTGGCTTTCTCTGTTGTCAGTGGCGTTAATG CTAGCGTCTTTGCATACGGGCAAACAAGCAGTGGAAAGACATACACCATGAGTGGAATTACTCACTGCACTTTAGTTGATATCTACGACTACATTGACAAG CACAAGGAAAGAGAATTCATTCTAAAGTTCTCTGCCATGGAGATCTATAATGAGTCTGTACGAGACCTCTTAAGTACAGATAGTAGTCCGCTCAGACTTCTAGATGATCCTGAG AAAGGGACAGTTGTTGAGAAACTCACAGAGGAAACTCTGCGAGACTGGAATCATTTCAAGGAGCTCCTTTCTGTTTGCGAAG CTCAGCGGCAAATTGGAGAGACAGCTCTAAATGAAGTTAGCTCCCGGTCTCATCAGATTTTGAGATTG ACAGTTGAAAGCACGGCTCGTGAATTTTTCACTAACGATAAATTTAGTACACTAACAGCAACAGTG AACTTTATTGATCTTGCTGGAAGTGAACGTGCATCTCAGTCATTATCAGCCGGCACAAGGTTGAAAGAAGGTTGTCATATAAACCGAAGTTTGTTAACGCTGGGAACTGTGATCCGTAAGCTAAG TAAAGGAAAAACTGGTCACATTCCATTCAGAGATTCAAAACTGACGCGCATACTTCAGTCTTCCTTGGGAGGGAATGCCAGAACTGCCATAATATGTACCATGAGTCCTGCGAGAATCCACGTTGAGCAATCAAGAAACACACTGCTATTTGCGAGCTGTGCAAAGGAGGTGACAACGAATGCACAAGTCAATGTTGTCATGTCTGATAAAGCTTTAGTAAAACACTTGCAGAGGGAGTTGGCTAAACTGGAAAGTGAGTTGAGAAGCCCTGGTCAGCCTTCGGTGGTTGCCTCTGACGCAACAACTGCATTACTGACGGAGAAGGACCTCGAGGTTGAAAAG CTCAAGAAAGAGGTATTCCAACTAGCACAAGAGCTAAAGCAAGCTCGTTGCGAGATCGAGGATCTTCGACGAATGGTTGGAGAAGGAAAACAAGGACCAAAAGAGACACTATCAACAGAG GTGGTGCTGGAACATCAATACCCGAAGCTGAGGGTGCGCAGTACATGGGACTCTGAGAACACAACACCATTAAGCCCTATATCAGCTCACCGTTCCAGTTTGTCTCCACGATCATCTGAATACAGTTATGACGACAACGTCTTCCAGCTTTCAGATTTCAGGATAGATTCTGGGTCAAGTAGTCCATTTCATCAGCATGCCTTCGTAACTCCACACGGGGCAGAAACTAAAGACCATTCCAAAGTTCACACAGAAGAAACTGAAGCTCAACCTAATGCCTCATCAACATTAGTTATTTTTCCTTCTCCAGGCGAAGAAGGTTATGCTGAAGAGGAACGGGTGGGTAAAGAGACTGATGGAAATTCTGAGGATGACTGCAGGGAAGTTCGATGCATAGAAACAGAGATGATGTCAGATGTCACTAGACTACATCCACAGGAAAATATTCCGCAGAGCAGTCCAGATAGATTTGACGTTGTTAATGCAGAAGAACCAGTGTCTTTGACAGAGCCAAAGAACCTACAACTATCCattgaagcagaagaagaagaagaaccagtaTGTGTGACAGAGCCAAAGAACATACAACCACCAACTGAAGCTGAaaaggaagagaaggaagaggaggaagaagaagaaaatgtaaaGGAAGTGAGTAGTGCCTCTACTGAACCAAAACAAGAAAGCAAACTCATCAAAACCCCTCCTCCATGCTGTGATTTCAAATCATCTCCTGATGAGTTTGGTACAAGCCGCCTTAGTAGTAGCACCCCGATGCCACCAGTATTTATCACTCCCTCTCCTGAAAAGCCATTCTCTTGGCTTACGGAGAGAGAATCACAACCGGTCAGAGGCATGAAACTGACTAGAAGCCGGAGCTGCAGAGCAAGCGTGTTATCGAGCTCTTCCCCATCTTGGTTTGAGAAAGATGCTGCTGACACACCGCCAAGTTGGTACGACAAAGCAGCTGAAATGCGCGACATCAAGAATGAGAGGTTGCTGCAGGATGAGTTTAGCGGGAGGAGCATGCCGACAACATGGATCGAGAGAAGCTTGAGCGACACCCAAACTGCGCATGCTACTGCTTCTTCACATAACGAAATGTCGTCATCACCAAATGAATCACTCTCCCGCCCCTCTGATGTTTCTGTGTTTGAGCTTCAGAGCCCTTCTACAAGCCAGGAGAAAACTGAGGAAACTGCTGCTCAGAAAGACAAGCGAATCATTCATCCCtcg ATGGAGGAAATAGAACAGAAGTTGTTCTTGGGGTTGAGTTCGACAAAGAGTTTCAAAGACGCTGCATTGGACCCAATACAAGACTACTTAGACACGCCTTTGAATTGGCCGGAAGAGTTCAAGAGGCTACAGCGGGAGATAATAGAGTTATGGCACACGTGTAACGTCTCCATGGCCCACCGAAGCTACTTCTTCCTATTGTTCAGAGGGGATCAGAAGGATTGCTTGTACTTGGAGGTCGAACTCCGTAGACTCAAGTACATCGCCCAAAATAGCAAACCCACCGACGATCTGAGCCTAGTGTCCAG CACGAAGGCGTTGACTAGAGAGAGGTTTAAGCTGAGCAAGCTGATGCAGAGGAAACTATccaaggaagagagagagaacttGTTCTTGAGATGGGGAATTGGGCTGAATACAAGGCACCGGCGGGTCCAGCTGGCGCACAGACTCTGGTCTGATTACAAAGACATGGGTCATGTCCGAGAGAGTGCCTCCCTCGTTGGTAAGCTCCATGGATTCGTCGACATGAACTTGACTTCCTCTGACATGTTCGGCATCAACTTTGCTTTCAGACCACCTCGTCCCAAGAAATCTAGTCTTTGGAAACGCAGCGTTTTGTCCCTCTCCTTTTTGTAA